GGAACCTGTTCCTGCTGTACCTGTTCACATTCCTGGAGGGATTGGCGCTCTCGCCGATCATTAATATATACCTGGGAGCCGGCTACGGGTACATCCTGAGTGAAGCCTTTTTGATCACGGCGGTTATGTCGCTGGGTCTCTCTGTTTACGCCTGGACAACCAAACGTGACTTTTCGCGGCTGGCTGATTACCTGTTTTTCGGTCTCCTCTTGCTCATTGTCGCGGGTATTGTGGGCATCTTCTTCGGCGGAATCTTCTCGATCCCGCTGGTAGGGTTGTTCATCTCGATCTTTGGCGTTGCGATTTTCTCCGGCTATGTACTCTACTACGTGCAGCGCGCACGTTACATGGCCGATACATTGCCAAACGCAATCGGTATCACCGTCTCGCTCTTTATCACTGTGATGAACCTGTTCCTCTATATCCTGGAACTGCTCACAATTCTGCAAGGCGGCGGTCGCAGACGCTAGGGGAAATCTCCTGGAGAAGGCTAAGGCTGAACTTTACGGCATGAAACTGGTAAAGTTCAGCCTTTTCTTTGTGCCGAAGAAGAAACAGGGTGGAATAAGATTGACTACGGCCTTGTTCACTTGATTAGATGTTCCTTGAGAAAATATAATAATCTCAATGTCGCTGATTGCATCAAGGTGAAAGTGAGTGAATAAAATAATGGATACACATCCGAATCTGTTCCACGTGACCGACCAGGATTTCGAGTCGAAGGTACTGAAGTCCGATATGCCGGTGATCGTTGATTTCTGGGCGGCATGGTGTGGTCCGTGTCGAGCTATTGCGCCTGTCTATGAGAAGTTGAGCGACGAGTACCTGGGCAAATTGGGTTTTGCCAAGATGGATATCGACCAGTATGAACAAGTCCCCGGACGACTTGGCATCCAGGCTATTCCCACGCTGCTAATTTTCAAGGGCGGCAGGGAAATTGGTCGTCTCGTTGGTCCCCACCCCCTACGATTGAAGAGTATGATTGACAAGGTGCTCGCCGATAACGGAGTTCAGGTCGCCTGACCTGCTATGTGGTTTTCAGGAATGAATGGGTAGGAGCGAGGGCCGAT
This window of the Ktedonobacteraceae bacterium genome carries:
- a CDS encoding Bax inhibitor-1 family protein — protein: MFNPRSNSPFGRGGPFGGSRYQYQTASPYGYAVGTPAQTSSLISKVMGLLAFSFLCALLGTFAGLAIGLSISSYFVVAIAGLVVLLILRFAINKPGWNLFLLYLFTFLEGLALSPIINIYLGAGYGYILSEAFLITAVMSLGLSVYAWTTKRDFSRLADYLFFGLLLLIVAGIVGIFFGGIFSIPLVGLFISIFGVAIFSGYVLYYVQRARYMADTLPNAIGITVSLFITVMNLFLYILELLTILQGGGRRR
- the trxA gene encoding thioredoxin; the encoded protein is MNKIMDTHPNLFHVTDQDFESKVLKSDMPVIVDFWAAWCGPCRAIAPVYEKLSDEYLGKLGFAKMDIDQYEQVPGRLGIQAIPTLLIFKGGREIGRLVGPHPLRLKSMIDKVLADNGVQVA